CCACGCCGGTCGGGTGCGTTCGGCGGCCGCCTTCCGCCGCTGGGTGCTGCCCGAGTTCGAGATGCGGCTGGGCATCGTCAAGCGCACCTGCGAGGGCCTGGCGCTTTCGCACGCCGCGGCGGCGGAAGGTGTCGCGCGGTAGGTGCGTGGCATCGCCACGGGCGGTTACGCTCGGGGCCATGCCTGCTCCCGCGAAAAAAAACTCCCCCAAGAACGAGCCCGTGGCGTCCGCATCGAACCGCTCGGACCGGCTCGATGCCCGCGTGCTCGAAACCCTGGTCGGCTACAACGCCCGCCGCGCCTGGCTGATCATCAGCGGCGTCTTCTCGGAGCGCATGGCGCCCTACGGGCTCAAGCAGATCGATTTCTCGGTGCTCTCGCTGCTGGCGCACAACCCGGGCGCCACCTCGCGGCAGCTGTGCACCACGCTCGACATCCTGCCGCCCAACCTCGTGAGCCTGGTGGCCACGCTGGACAGCCGGGGGCTCATCGAGCGCAAGCCGCATCCGCACGACGGCCGCGCGGTGGGGCTGCATCTCACCGCCGACGGGGAAGCGCTGGTGCGGGAAGCCGAGCAGACCGTGGTGCAGCTGGAGTCAGATGCCAGCGCCCAGCTCACGGTGCGCGAGCGCGAGACGCTGATCAAGCTGCTGCAGAAGATCTATCTCTGATCCCTGAGATCGCGGGCAGGCGCTAGAGCCCCCGCTCGACCATGTCGATCAGGCGCTGCCCGAGCGCCTGCGTGGTCTCCGCATCGAGCGTACGCAGCGGCCCGTGGATGATGAGCAGGGCCAGCCCGTGCACCGCCGACCACGCGAGGTATTCGGCATTCGGGCGCCGCGCCGGGTCGAGCACGCCGGCGTCCACCAGCCGGTCGATCGCCGCGCCCAAGAGCTGGAACGGGCCCATGCCGCTCGCCCCCGCGGCCGTGGGGCCCACTTCGCCCTCGCCTTCTTCGGTGATCACGAACGCCGTGCGGAACAGGCCCGGCTCGGCCTGCGCGAACCGCAGGTAGGCCGTTCCGATGGCGCGCACCTGCGCGCGGG
This region of Variovorax sp. RKNM96 genomic DNA includes:
- a CDS encoding MarR family winged helix-turn-helix transcriptional regulator yields the protein MPAPAKKNSPKNEPVASASNRSDRLDARVLETLVGYNARRAWLIISGVFSERMAPYGLKQIDFSVLSLLAHNPGATSRQLCTTLDILPPNLVSLVATLDSRGLIERKPHPHDGRAVGLHLTADGEALVREAEQTVVQLESDASAQLTVRERETLIKLLQKIYL
- a CDS encoding TetR/AcrR family transcriptional regulator, with translation MKLNNVPESLPPARSTYRHGDLRRALLEAGVELARDGGPDAVVLREATRRAGVVPNAAYRHFGSRQELLLAVRGAALSAAAKAMESELAVLHFDQPPADFARAQVRAIGTAYLRFAQAEPGLFRTAFVITEEGEGEVGPTAAGASGMGPFQLLGAAIDRLVDAGVLDPARRPNAEYLAWSAVHGLALLIIHGPLRTLDAETTQALGQRLIDMVERGL